One genomic window of Glycine soja cultivar W05 chromosome 9, ASM419377v2, whole genome shotgun sequence includes the following:
- the LOC114367845 gene encoding mitochondrial pyruvate carrier 4, giving the protein MAAAKLQALWNHPAGPKTIHFWAPTFKWGISIANIADFSKPPEKLSYPQQIAVTATGIIWSRYSTVITPKNWNLFSVNIAMAGTGLYQLSRKLRHDYSSEAEAEVAVTKE; this is encoded by the exons ATGGCAGCTGCAAAGCTTCAAGCTTTATGGAATCACCCAGCTGGGCCTAAAACCA TTCACTTCTGGGCACCTACCTTTAAGTGGGGCATCAGCATTGCCAACATTGCTGATTTCTCAAAACCACCCGAGAAACTTTCCTATCCTCAGCAAATAG CGGTCACAGCTACTGGAATTATCTGGTCTCGTTACAGCACTGTAATCACCCCA AAAAATTGGAACCTGTTTAGTGTAAACATTGCAATGGCAGGGACAGGCTTATACCAACTCTCACGCAAATTGCG GCATGATTATTCCTCTGAGGCGGAGGCGGAGGTGGCTGTCACAAAAGaatga
- the LOC114367540 gene encoding uncharacterized protein LOC114367540: protein MFIKKLIKFLKVVWCILHNNTLIDMARIPVRFQRVAAAFDADVARVRLCESSGSEHSPESLTDLSDLVKSFMEKNETTTTGEKEEEEEEGGGVHEEELEKTEWSDSEKREMLQSFLYGKEDETDEDERDAKEKIRREVEVAFGLVGNNYKRRLISLLREKGFDAGLCKSKWEKNGRLTAGDYEYIDVNFKGKRYIVEISLAGEFEIARPTDQYSSLLDVFPLIFVGKVEEMKQVVRLMCTAIKGSMKRMKLHIPPWRRNVYMQAKWFGAYKRTTNAVATKRVSLPLSSDESLFPKRSIGFEVRPVKAHKCRDVYATNTGFRTGHLTAVFNSDSLGA from the exons atgttcattaagaaattaattaaatttttgaaagtgGTGTGGTGCATATTGCATAATAATACTCTTATAGATATGGCAAGGATTCCAGTGAGGTTTCAGAGAGTGGCAGCGGCGTTTGACGCTGACGTGGCACGCGTGAGGCTCTGCGAGAGCAGCGGGAGCGAGCACTCGCCGGAGAGTTTGACCGATTTGTCGGATCTCGTGAAGTCCTTTATGGAGAAGAACGAGACAACAACCACCggggaaaaagaagaagaagaagaagaaggtggtGGTGTTCATGAAGAAGAGTTAGAAAAAACTGAGTGGTCTGATTCGGAGAAGAGGGAAATGCTGCAGAGTTTCTTGTATGGGAAAGAAGATGAGACTGATGAGGATGAAAGGGACGCCAAAGAAAAAATTAGGAGAGAGGTTGAAGTTGCATTTGGACTTGTTGGGAACAATTACAAACGCAGGTTGATCTCTCTGTTAAGGGAGAAAGGTTTTGATGCTG GTCTTTGCAAATCCAAGTGGGAGAAAAATGGAAGATTAACAGCTGGTGATTATGAGTACATTGATGTCAATTTTAAGGGAAAACGCTACATAGTTGAAATTTCCCTTGCTGGCGAGTTCGAAATAGCTCGTCCCACAGATCAATATTCTTCCTTGCTAGATGTGTTCCCATTGATATTTGTGGGTAAAGTGGAAGAGATGAAGCAGGTTGTGAGGCTGATGTGCACTGCTATCAAGGGCTCCATGAAAAGAATGAAACTGCACATACCACCATGGAGGAGAAATGTGTACATGCAAGCCAAGTGGTTCGGTGCTTACAAACGAACAACCAATGCAGTTGCAACTAAAAGGGTATCATTGCCTTTGTCTTCTGATGAGTCTTTGTTTCCTAAAAGGTCCATTGGATTTGAAGTGAGACCTGTGAAAGCACACAAGTGCAGGGATGTTTATGCCACTAATACTGGCTTCAGAACTGGTCATTTGACTGCTGTGTTTAATTCTGATAGCCTTGGTGCataa
- the LOC114425901 gene encoding uncharacterized protein LOC114425901 yields the protein MKKLYHKGTVHPSPPLISDQLSLLPAAILTLAAALSPEDREVLSYLISCSSSTFSGYSRRKTAAETDHSPSFSCSCFCCYTGYWVRWDESPNRQLIHEIIDAYEDSLAQKGNKSKKNGKGKKEKRNNKKGCSTTTSTNHTHEHAHSSELKRSELESSPSRDSAESEPVVEIHTNNISGGESCEGVVVEEKGSVRRFMSFVGERIWGAWGQ from the coding sequence ATGAAGAAGCTCTACCATAAAGGGACGGTTCACCCGTCGCCACCACTCATCTCCGACCAACTCTCCTTACTCCCGGCGGCCATCCTCACCCTCGCGGCGGCGCTCTCACCGGAGGACAGAGAAGTCCTCTCCTACCTCATCTCCTGCTCCTCCTCCACCTTCTCCGGCTACTCGCGAAGGAAAACCGCCGCCGAAACCGACCATTCCCCTTCGTTCAGCTGCAGCTGCTTCTGCTGCTACACGGGTTACTGGGTCAGGTGGGACGAATCTCCGAATCGCCAGCTCATACACGAGATCATCGACGCGTACGAGGATTCGCTTGCGCAAAAGGGAAACAAGAGTAAGAAGAACGGtaaaggaaagaaagagaagaggaaCAACAAGAAAGGGTGTAGCACTACTACTAGTACTAATCACACGCACGAGCACGCGCATTCGAGCGAGTTGAAACGCTCCGAGTTAGAGAGCTCGCCGAGTCGCGACTCGGCCGAGTCGGAACCGGTGGTGGAGATTCACACTAATAATATTAGTGGCGGTGAAAGTTGTGAAGGGGTTGTGGTTGAAGAGAAAGGGTCGGTGAGAAGGTTCATGAGTTTCGTTGGTGAAAGGATTTGGGGCGCGTGGGGACAGTGA
- the LOC114367842 gene encoding uncharacterized protein LOC114367842 gives MEGVGARLGRSSTRYGPATVFTGPVRKWKKKWIHVSPSSASSNSNANNHHNHASHASHLLLYKWTPLTHSQNTATTNNANAKDSPPEPPEEPPRRKFKYVPVALLEEQKNEGAESEGTEKVDEESKPIDADSGAAEATHKNETLDEKPDINDVPMEESQSQYKNQVVRQDLNESTLDLSLGLTSHDDEHDSDSKTNQTRDGQ, from the exons ATGGAGGGAGTTGGGGCCCGGCTTGGGCGGTCCTCGACCCGCTACGGACCGGCCACGGTGTTCACTGGACCGGTCCGGAAGTGGAAGAAGAAATGGATCCACGTGTCCCCTTCTTCTGCTTCCTCTAATTCCAACGCCAATAATCATCACAACCACGCTTCCCATGCCTCTCATCTTCTCCTCTACAAGTGGACCCCTCTCACCCACAGCCAGAACACCGCCACTACTAACAACGCTAACGCCAAGGACTCGCCTCCGGAGCCTCCCGAGGAACCGCCTCGAAGGAAATTCAAATATGTTCCG GTTGCTCTACTAGAGGAGCAGAAAAATGAGGGTGCAGAAAGTGAGGGTACTGAGAAGGTTGACGAGGAATCTAAACCAATTGATGCTGATTCAGGTGCAGCAGAAGCAACTCACAAGAATGAGACTTTGGATGAAAAACCTGACATAAATGATGTCCCAATGGAAGAAAGTCAG TCTCAGTACAAAAATCAAGTGGTGCGCCAAGATCTGAATGAAAGCACATTGGACTTAAGTTTGGGCTTGACATCACATGATGATGAACATGATTCTGATTCAAAAACTAATCAAACAAGAGATGGCCAGTAA
- the LOC114367915 gene encoding cationic amino acid transporter 8, vacuolar, translating into MEPASSSSSSEHHRSYWRWSKCDFFPEKSFENGKSYRAALAATCPRLKDRLLNRSSDAHELLVLPRTSEHRMNRCLTWWDLTWLAFGSVVGSGIFVVTGQEARLHAGPAIVLSYAASGFSALLSALCYTEFAVDIPVAGGSFSFLRIELGDFLAFVAAGNILLEALVGAAGLGRSWSSYFASMVKSDPDFFRIHVPSFKPGFDMLDPLAVAVLLIANGIAVSGTRRTSLLTWLTSVITVFIIAFIIVVGFVHGKASNLTPFLPYGVDGVFNAAAVVYWSYSGFDMVATMAEETKNPSRDIPIGLVGSLSMITVIYCLMALSLVTMVNYTQIDVDAAYSVAFVQIGMSWAKYLVSLCALKGMTTSLLVGSMGQARYTTQIARSHMIPPFFALVHPKTGTPVNATLLTTISSSVIALFSSLDVLSSVFSISTLFIFMLMAVALLVRRYYVRESTAKSDLVRVLVCLFVIIGSSVVGAALWHSGKLGWIGYTVAACVWFLGTLGMSFLPKQRAPKVWGVPLVPWLPSLSVATNLFLMGSLSSEAYWRFLICTAVMFVYYFFVAVHATYDVDHQDNGLEGKNDEGVGDNNTNQGVI; encoded by the coding sequence ATGGAACCGGCGTCGTCCTCGTCCTCATCGGAGCACCACCGAAGCTACTGGCGGTGGAGCAAGTGCGACTTCTTCCCCGAGAAGTCATTCGAGAACGGGAAATCCTACCGCGCAGCCCTGGCCGCCACGTGTCCGCGCCTCAAGGACCGGCTCCTGAACCGGTCGAGCGACGCGCACGAGCTCCTGGTGCTCCCACGCACCAGCGAGCACCGCATGAATCGCTGCCTCACGTGGTGGGATCTGACCTGGCTGGCCTTCGGGTCCGTGGTGGGTTCCGGCATCTTCGTGGTCACCGGGCAGGAGGCCCGCCTCCACGCCGGCCCTGCCATCGTCCTATCCTACGCCGCCTCCGGCTTCTCGGCCCTCCTCTCCGCCCTCTGCTACACCGAGTTCGCCGTCGACATCCCCGTCGCCGGCGGCTCCTTCTCCTTCCTCCGCATCGAGCTCGGTGACTTCCTCGCCTTCGTGGCGGCCGGCAACATTCTCCTCGAAGCCCTCGTCGGTGCTGCCGGCCTCGGGCGCTCCTGGTCCTCGTACTTCGCCAGCATGGTCAAATCCGACCCCGACTTCTTCCGAATCCACGTCCCCTCCTTCAAACCCGGGTTCGACATGCTCGATCCTCTCGCCGTCGCTGTTCTCCTCATCGCCAATGGCATCGCCGTCAGCGGCACTCGCAGAACCTCCCTCTTAACCTGGCTCACTTCCGTCATCACCGTCTTCATCATCGCCTTCATCATCGTAGTCGGCTTCGTCCACGGAAAAGCCTCCAACTTGACGCCGTTTCTCCCTTACGGCGTCGACGGCGTCTTCAACGCCGCCGCAGTAGTGTATTGGTCCTACTCCGGTTTCGACATGGTTGCCACCATGGCGGAAGAAACAAAGAACCCTTCGAGGGATATCCCTATTGGCTTAGTTGGATCATTGTCGATGATTACTGTTATTTACTGCTTGATGGCATTATCCCTTGTGACTATGGTTAATTACACCCAGATTGACGTTGATGCAGCTTATTCTGTAGCTTTTGTTCAAATTGGAATGAGTTGGGCTAAGTACCTTGTGAGCCTTTGTGCCTTGAAGGGAATGACTACTAGCTTGCTTGTTGGGTCAATGGGGCAAGCTAGGTACACTACTCAGATTGCAAGGTCGCACATGATCCCACCCTTTTTCGCATTGGTTCACCCGAAAACCGGAACCCCTGTGAATGCCACTCTCTTGACCACTATTAGTAGCTCTGTCATCGCTCTTTTCTCAAGCTTGGATGTTTTGTCTAGTGTTTTTTCTATCAGCacccttttcattttcatgctCATGGCCGTTGCGTTGCTTGTGAGGAGATATTATGTGAGGGAGAGTACTGCCAAGAGTGACTTGGTCAGAGTTCTTGTGTGCTTGTTTGTTATTATTGGTTCTTCTGTTGTTGGTGCTGCACTTTGGCACTCAGGGAAGCTGGGTTGGATCGGTTACACTGTTGCTGCTTGTGTTTGGTTTTTGGGCACTTTGGGAATGAGTTTTCTTCCTAAGCAGAGGGCTCCTAAGGTGTGGGGGGTTCCCTTGGTTCCGTGGCTGCCCTCATTGTCCGTTGCCACGAACCTCTTTCTCATGGGATCCTTGAGTTCTGAGGCTTATTGGAGGTTCTTAATTTGCACTGCTGTTATGTTTGTGTACTATTTTTTTGTGGCTGTACATGCAACTTATGATGTGGACCATCAAGATAACGGTCTAGAAGGAAAGAATGATGAAGGAGTGGGAGATAATAATACCAATCAAGGGGTGATATAG